In Thermococcus stetteri, the following proteins share a genomic window:
- the trm14 gene encoding tRNA (guanine(6)-N2)-methyltransferase, with amino-acid sequence MRLLLTTSQGIEDIAGREVASLMERLGVPFRVEEKPLGVEGRVLLEAGEAYYTDEKGRKRELSIAAYLNENSRLLHRVILEIASERFEGIGEEEPETALKRIKEFVSSLPVERFAKVSESFAVRPFRKGEHRITSVDIARTVGEAIFERLSRFGSPKVNLDHPAVIFRAELVGDVFFLGIDTTGDSSLHKRPWRVYDHPAHLKASIANALIELAEPDGGPFIDPFCGSGTILIELALRGYDGRIVGVEKYMKHIRGAEMNALAAGVLDRVEFIHGDATKLSQYVEGVDFAVSNLPYGLKIGRKSMIPGLYMDFFGELAKVLEKRGVFITTEKKAIEKAIAENGFKINHHRLIGHGGLMVHTYVIE; translated from the coding sequence ATGAGACTCCTACTAACAACCTCCCAGGGAATCGAAGACATAGCTGGAAGGGAAGTCGCCTCGCTGATGGAGAGGCTCGGAGTTCCGTTTCGGGTGGAGGAAAAGCCCTTGGGCGTTGAGGGGAGAGTTCTCCTTGAGGCGGGCGAAGCTTACTACACCGACGAGAAGGGCAGGAAGCGGGAACTGAGCATAGCGGCCTACCTCAACGAGAACTCAAGGCTCCTCCACAGGGTTATTCTGGAGATAGCGAGCGAAAGGTTCGAGGGCATCGGGGAAGAAGAGCCTGAAACTGCCCTCAAGAGGATAAAGGAGTTCGTCTCATCACTTCCAGTGGAGCGCTTCGCCAAGGTAAGCGAGAGCTTTGCGGTCAGGCCCTTCAGGAAGGGGGAGCACAGGATAACGAGCGTTGACATTGCCAGAACCGTTGGTGAAGCAATATTCGAGAGGCTCTCGCGCTTTGGAAGCCCAAAGGTGAACCTCGACCACCCGGCCGTCATCTTCCGTGCTGAGCTCGTTGGGGATGTCTTTTTCTTAGGGATAGACACGACCGGCGACAGCTCACTCCACAAGAGGCCCTGGCGCGTTTACGACCACCCGGCTCACCTAAAGGCGAGCATAGCCAACGCGCTCATAGAGCTGGCCGAACCGGACGGTGGGCCCTTCATAGACCCCTTCTGCGGGAGCGGGACGATACTGATCGAGCTTGCCCTCAGAGGATACGATGGGAGAATAGTAGGCGTCGAGAAGTATATGAAGCACATAAGGGGCGCGGAAATGAACGCCCTGGCCGCTGGCGTTCTGGACAGGGTAGAGTTCATTCATGGCGATGCCACGAAGCTTTCCCAGTACGTTGAGGGCGTTGACTTCGCGGTCAGCAACCTGCCCTACGGCCTGAAGATAGGGCGGAAGAGCATGATACCCGGCCTTTACATGGACTTCTTCGGCGAGCTCGCCAAAGTCCTCGAAAAGCGCGGGGTCTTCATAACGACGGAGAAGAAGGCCATAGAGAAGGCGATAGCCGAAAACGGCTTCAAAATCAATCATCACCGCCTTATTGGACACGGCGGGCTGATGGTGCATACATACGTAATCGAGTGA
- a CDS encoding M48 family metalloprotease — protein MTEYMLETFEPEEIKAVIAHEVGHIKGKHLWINAGVAISWFAFWGGLVFLLYRLFKHPSPALVSSMFLFSYFFYTMFIQGKVSMRNEFKADEFAAKIVGKEVMIRTLEKLGRTNLAPRRMGKTWKYLFMTCHPLRRE, from the coding sequence ATAACGGAGTACATGCTCGAAACTTTTGAGCCTGAAGAGATAAAGGCAGTCATTGCTCACGAGGTTGGCCACATCAAGGGAAAGCACCTCTGGATAAACGCCGGGGTGGCAATAAGCTGGTTCGCCTTCTGGGGAGGACTTGTCTTCCTTCTCTACAGGCTGTTTAAACATCCCTCTCCTGCCCTTGTCTCCTCAATGTTCCTCTTTTCATACTTCTTTTACACGATGTTTATCCAGGGAAAGGTGTCCATGAGAAACGAGTTCAAGGCGGACGAATTCGCCGCAAAGATCGTGGGGAAGGAAGTCATGATAAGAACCCTTGAAAAGCTGGGCAGAACAAACCTCGCGCCAAGGAGGATGGGAAAGACTTGGAAGTACCTTTTCATGACATGTCATCCATTGAGGAGAGAGTGA
- a CDS encoding ABC transporter ATP-binding protein, which yields MIEVRDLTKHYEFGNVTALKDINLTFEEGKFYVVAGASGGGKTTLLNILSGIDRPTSGEVIVDGINIHSLKEKELRKFRLDNFGIVFQFFYLVPYLTGLENVLLPMKYSKKVENPEERAKRLLRLVNAEHLADKLPEHMSCGEMQRIAIARALANKPKYLFADEPTANLDWENKMRVWKLLKRVNREEGVTVIASTHEREFFEFADVLITLKDGEVHAIEDRTSKA from the coding sequence ATGATAGAGGTTCGCGACCTCACCAAGCACTACGAGTTCGGCAACGTCACGGCCCTCAAGGATATCAACCTAACCTTTGAGGAGGGAAAGTTCTACGTCGTGGCCGGCGCCTCTGGGGGCGGGAAGACGACGCTCCTCAACATCCTGAGCGGCATAGACAGACCAACCTCTGGAGAAGTCATCGTTGATGGCATCAACATCCACTCCCTGAAGGAGAAGGAGCTCAGGAAGTTCCGCCTCGACAACTTCGGGATAGTCTTCCAGTTCTTCTACCTCGTGCCTTATCTGACCGGTCTTGAAAACGTTCTCCTGCCGATGAAGTACTCCAAAAAGGTTGAGAATCCGGAGGAGAGGGCAAAGAGGCTCCTAAGGCTGGTGAACGCCGAGCACCTCGCAGACAAACTGCCTGAGCACATGAGCTGCGGCGAGATGCAGAGGATAGCCATAGCGAGGGCGCTGGCAAACAAACCCAAATACCTCTTCGCCGACGAGCCGACGGCCAACCTCGACTGGGAGAACAAGATGAGGGTGTGGAAGCTCCTGAAGAGGGTGAACCGCGAGGAAGGGGTAACAGTGATAGCATCGACCCACGAGAGGGAGTTCTTTGAGTTCGCGGACGTCCTCATAACACTCAAGGACGGTGAGGTTCATGCCATTGAGGACCGCACTAGCAAAGCTTAG
- a CDS encoding ABC transporter permease: protein MPLRTALAKLRREREKAVVVFLIFAFLSLGINFTLGGIGSFMETIDEFSHIGNVELVVQGVGVENLTRFGEVVNYLYFNEGKVKLGGKEYSALIGYGRFDVPKAKSTPDGAYVLAFPEARRGDKIEVNGKTYTVLGSYYYLMGKPIVLTMERGENLYVFMRCNDAKALAEFLMIHARVRYFMVYEKGHTPYMDELGNVRNFVMSFFYLILGTALLVKVLVTMAHIRGSTREVGVLKALGLPDSFIFALFVADYLIVAILGYATGIVPGILLGSRSSLFGVSLPLRPNYTYPIKFDVLIVLAIVLMVSLPYLYVSRIKTIEALRFVPKRSSLLKFLAVFFVAFLASSSAYFALVGVEKLANFNAPFNVWAIGSPEEIAKLPGEKVGYLSGQSVNGITTEIYFFNRTSIFGKTLIKGRWFTGQNEAVIEVGLARKLHVNVGDTIRVTLLGVERTYRVVGISDAFFYNYRALFLPMENFLEPTMDFMKVENPEGVKEKLEAQGLKVYTLDDLRRNIEQNLVLFKTPVYTVMLVTFLVSVFAIFTLIYLEVEGNEKVYATLKAVGIPDSYVEREFLTKVVTSAVIGSFLAIPPAVRVGYYIGSIILPVNLSLGDSLRILPPLPVLYVAYALFTVFVVRRVMGKLDVVKALRA from the coding sequence ATGCCATTGAGGACCGCACTAGCAAAGCTTAGGCGCGAGAGGGAAAAGGCGGTAGTGGTTTTCCTGATCTTCGCCTTTCTCAGCTTAGGCATCAACTTTACTCTCGGCGGAATCGGGAGTTTCATGGAGACTATAGATGAGTTCTCCCACATCGGCAACGTTGAGCTCGTCGTCCAGGGGGTTGGCGTTGAGAACCTCACGCGCTTCGGCGAGGTCGTGAACTATCTATACTTCAACGAAGGAAAGGTGAAGCTTGGCGGAAAGGAGTACTCGGCCTTAATCGGCTACGGGCGCTTTGACGTTCCCAAGGCCAAAAGCACGCCCGATGGTGCCTATGTCCTGGCCTTCCCCGAAGCCAGGCGGGGCGATAAAATCGAGGTCAACGGGAAAACTTACACCGTCCTCGGCTCCTACTACTACCTGATGGGCAAACCGATAGTCCTGACGATGGAGAGGGGTGAGAACCTCTACGTCTTCATGAGGTGCAACGACGCGAAGGCTCTGGCCGAATTCCTGATGATCCACGCGAGGGTTCGTTACTTCATGGTCTATGAGAAGGGCCACACACCCTACATGGATGAACTGGGGAACGTGAGGAACTTCGTCATGAGCTTCTTCTACCTCATCCTTGGAACTGCGCTCCTCGTCAAGGTTCTCGTGACAATGGCCCATATAAGAGGGAGCACAAGGGAAGTTGGTGTCCTCAAGGCCCTTGGTCTTCCAGATTCCTTTATATTCGCGCTCTTCGTTGCCGATTACTTAATCGTAGCCATCCTCGGCTACGCCACTGGAATCGTTCCCGGAATCCTCCTAGGAAGCCGTTCGAGCCTCTTCGGTGTCTCCCTCCCGCTGAGGCCGAACTACACCTACCCCATCAAGTTCGACGTTCTAATAGTTTTGGCGATAGTCCTGATGGTCTCTCTTCCATACCTCTACGTCTCGCGGATTAAGACCATCGAGGCCCTGCGCTTCGTCCCCAAGAGGTCATCACTCCTAAAGTTCCTTGCCGTCTTCTTCGTCGCCTTCTTAGCGTCAAGCTCGGCTTACTTTGCCCTGGTAGGTGTGGAGAAGCTCGCCAACTTCAACGCGCCCTTCAACGTCTGGGCCATCGGCAGTCCGGAGGAGATAGCGAAGCTCCCGGGCGAGAAGGTCGGATATCTGAGCGGTCAGAGCGTTAATGGAATAACAACCGAGATTTACTTCTTCAACCGGACGAGCATATTTGGGAAAACCCTAATTAAAGGAAGGTGGTTCACAGGGCAGAACGAGGCAGTCATCGAGGTTGGCCTCGCGAGGAAGCTCCACGTCAATGTTGGCGACACCATCAGGGTGACCCTCCTCGGCGTTGAGAGAACCTACCGCGTGGTGGGGATCAGTGATGCTTTCTTCTACAACTATCGCGCCCTCTTCCTTCCAATGGAGAACTTTCTTGAGCCGACGATGGACTTTATGAAGGTAGAAAATCCAGAGGGAGTCAAGGAGAAGCTCGAAGCCCAGGGGCTAAAGGTATACACGCTCGATGACCTGAGAAGAAACATCGAGCAGAACCTTGTGCTATTCAAAACGCCCGTTTACACAGTTATGCTGGTTACATTTCTCGTCAGTGTCTTCGCCATCTTCACGCTGATCTACCTTGAGGTTGAGGGCAACGAGAAGGTTTACGCCACGCTTAAGGCAGTAGGAATTCCGGATTCGTACGTGGAGCGGGAGTTCCTGACAAAAGTTGTCACCTCTGCGGTGATTGGCTCGTTCCTTGCCATTCCACCGGCGGTGAGGGTGGGCTACTACATAGGCAGCATAATCCTGCCCGTCAACCTCTCGCTCGGCGACTCCCTTCGGATCCTCCCGCCCCTGCCGGTTCTATACGTTGCCTACGCCCTGTTTACGGTCTTTGTTGTGAGGCGAGTAATGGGGAAGCTGGACGTTGTCAAAGCTTTAAGGGCCTAA
- a CDS encoding GTPase gives MKARKAWRVVREVVDEADIVVEVVDARDPIGTRNRKLERLILEEGKPLLIVMNKADLVPKEWAEEYKRKSEIPMVFISARERKGTGILRKEIKKLAKPLLDEKERVKVALIGYPNVGKSTIINTLKGKRAVGTAPIPGYTKGKQLIRLSKKIWLLDSPGVIPIDNFDELVIRGGFPADKIEEPVKPAVKLIGRILETRKEAITEKFGIEDFESEEDILRKIGERRGLIKAGGEVDIEETARWFLREWQTGRFTLFGSEEEVKRDFVWDFEDILKDVEESLLLDPRRILWKHGDKLREKLDGQKRAGVKEVEGTTVGIATGFKKCDSAVKFLEELTGKNVLASECFGKKWKGVVAVLD, from the coding sequence ATGAAGGCGAGAAAGGCATGGAGAGTCGTGAGAGAAGTGGTGGATGAGGCCGACATAGTCGTTGAAGTTGTTGATGCCCGCGACCCTATAGGGACGAGGAACAGGAAGCTTGAGAGGCTGATCCTTGAAGAGGGGAAGCCCCTGCTCATAGTCATGAACAAAGCGGATTTGGTTCCGAAAGAGTGGGCTGAGGAGTACAAGAGGAAGAGCGAAATCCCAATGGTGTTCATAAGCGCGAGGGAGAGGAAGGGGACGGGGATACTTAGGAAAGAGATCAAAAAGCTCGCAAAGCCTCTTTTGGACGAGAAGGAGAGGGTCAAGGTCGCGCTCATAGGCTACCCCAACGTCGGCAAGAGCACGATAATAAACACCCTGAAGGGCAAGAGGGCAGTGGGGACGGCGCCGATTCCGGGCTATACCAAGGGCAAACAGTTGATAAGGCTGAGCAAGAAGATATGGCTCTTGGATAGCCCCGGAGTTATTCCGATAGATAACTTCGACGAGCTTGTAATAAGGGGTGGTTTTCCGGCGGACAAAATCGAAGAGCCCGTAAAACCCGCGGTAAAGCTCATCGGAAGAATTCTTGAAACTAGAAAAGAAGCCATAACGGAGAAGTTCGGAATCGAGGACTTCGAGAGCGAAGAGGACATCCTGAGGAAGATCGGCGAGAGGAGGGGCCTCATAAAGGCGGGCGGCGAGGTTGACATCGAGGAGACGGCAAGGTGGTTCCTGAGAGAGTGGCAGACGGGAAGGTTCACCCTCTTCGGGAGCGAGGAAGAGGTAAAGAGGGACTTCGTCTGGGACTTCGAGGACATCCTGAAGGACGTTGAGGAGAGCCTCCTGCTCGATCCGAGGAGGATACTCTGGAAGCATGGAGATAAACTGAGGGAGAAGCTCGACGGCCAGAAGAGGGCCGGAGTGAAGGAGGTAGAGGGAACAACGGTCGGCATAGCAACGGGCTTCAAGAAGTGCGACTCGGCCGTGAAGTTCCTCGAGGAGCTGACCGGGAAGAATGTTTTGGCGAGCGAATGCTTTGGAAAGAAATGGAAAGGGGTCGTGGCGGTTCTCGATTAG
- a CDS encoding TIGR04076 family protein, which yields MEKLEIRIVEIRGKCPVFKLGDRIVIEGPEVNLKETDAICTHAFASLLPYIVALRKGIKPSELGLGRGEKAYVQCLDPGPPYTDGGTVIFEITVVRDEGEKGMESRERSGG from the coding sequence ATGGAAAAGCTTGAAATTAGAATCGTGGAAATTCGCGGCAAATGCCCAGTTTTCAAGCTGGGAGACAGGATAGTGATAGAAGGGCCAGAGGTGAACCTCAAAGAGACCGACGCTATATGCACCCATGCATTCGCTTCTCTGTTGCCCTATATAGTTGCCCTCCGAAAGGGTATTAAGCCCAGCGAGTTAGGGCTCGGCAGGGGGGAGAAGGCATATGTTCAGTGCCTCGACCCTGGACCGCCGTACACCGACGGCGGGACTGTGATTTTTGAGATAACGGTGGTGCGAGATGAAGGCGAGAAAGGCATGGAGAGTCGTGAGAGAAGTGGTGGATGA
- a CDS encoding DUF515 domain-containing protein, with amino-acid sequence MILLVSVGVYAYIQSAKEKELRNAKAAKLSELNNLLTSYNFSDTECRGKAIPYLVEAKNKIEAATTVQEVNSVNVKMYFDRAVSAYQNCVKEKEQLAYEAELNQTKLQKIQDIEISFQPLLSLNLPDSLKSKVVATMKSLEEKVQNAKTIEEVQGINVEPYLLSLWREYYFWKIDNVPGNEVVLQKGEVKQLVSKDEAKMLVEGISNYTELLQYRVSKVEYVEIALTLPREQIAGGFLQPGDRISIFVTNSTNRNIRTYREVVDMAYVEFVLLPVDAGNINARESQSETSSTGSSSSVTYTEGHSFSYDLGGGAPFSNSTSASDTYSNSQSATQTSSAGYTYRVDLAEILKAIAAGKIQASDEVKAQLESYGWKLVTLEQSSNMLVLSPNTKFLIIIRVPSVFVPDILQNPTGVYIAKIS; translated from the coding sequence GTGATCCTATTGGTTTCTGTGGGGGTTTATGCGTATATCCAAAGTGCAAAGGAGAAAGAGCTCCGAAATGCCAAGGCGGCCAAACTATCGGAGTTGAATAACCTCCTGACGAGTTATAATTTCTCCGATACGGAGTGCCGCGGAAAAGCCATACCCTATCTGGTTGAGGCTAAGAACAAGATTGAGGCCGCCACAACTGTTCAGGAGGTCAACTCTGTTAATGTTAAGATGTACTTTGACCGTGCTGTGAGTGCTTATCAGAACTGTGTGAAAGAGAAAGAGCAGCTTGCTTATGAGGCGGAGCTGAATCAGACAAAGCTTCAGAAGATACAGGACATCGAGATTTCATTCCAGCCACTCCTCTCTCTGAACCTCCCAGATTCACTTAAATCCAAGGTCGTAGCTACTATGAAGAGCCTCGAAGAGAAAGTCCAGAATGCCAAAACAATTGAGGAAGTCCAGGGTATAAACGTTGAGCCTTACCTCTTGTCCCTCTGGAGGGAGTACTACTTCTGGAAGATCGACAACGTACCCGGCAATGAAGTCGTTCTCCAGAAAGGAGAGGTTAAGCAGCTAGTGTCCAAGGACGAGGCGAAAATGCTAGTTGAGGGCATTTCCAACTATACAGAGCTCCTCCAGTACAGGGTGTCCAAAGTTGAGTACGTTGAGATAGCTTTGACTCTCCCGAGGGAGCAGATAGCCGGAGGATTCCTCCAGCCTGGGGATAGGATATCCATCTTCGTAACAAACAGCACAAATAGGAATATCCGCACCTACCGTGAAGTTGTCGATATGGCCTACGTTGAGTTTGTACTCCTCCCCGTTGATGCCGGTAATATCAACGCCAGGGAGTCCCAGTCGGAGACCAGCTCAACTGGTTCGTCCTCGTCAGTGACGTATACTGAGGGTCATTCGTTCTCCTATGACCTCGGTGGTGGTGCACCCTTCTCGAACAGCACCTCAGCTTCGGATACCTACTCCAACTCTCAGTCAGCCACCCAGACTTCGAGTGCGGGTTATACCTACAGAGTGGATCTTGCGGAAATACTCAAGGCAATAGCCGCTGGCAAGATTCAGGCCAGCGACGAAGTAAAGGCCCAGCTTGAGAGCTACGGATGGAAGCTCGTTACACTGGAACAGTCTTCCAACATGCTTGTCTTAAGCCCCAACACTAAGTTCCTCATAATCATAAGAGTGCCCTCAGTCTTTGTTCCGGACATACTCCAGAACCCAACCGGTGTCTACATCGCAAAGATAAGTTAG
- a CDS encoding CpaF family protein produces the protein MVLDEKKKKESLSWIDEILSGEEDPLEKILKKKGSGKKEPENIPIPTFGSSSLEDILAGGSKSSPEQPEPKEKKPEAVPSTGADLLAQLLGEEESKKESGAKAPAPEQEKREVASHPAAQKPSVEAVPTGSTTGVDLLTEILGGSEVSTREPLGGPSSTQKTRGVSPEKLFGTPAVEESPSYAGRAEVLDVYGNVRIIKVKGEPVPIYELRFPKLSKEEEQLFRRIKDRAITEIQLDPTAIPNPEERRKFFIMAVKKMLKEEAPHYSEGRIEVLAEMIVQQMVGYGKLDSLVRDDNLEEIMVIGTNRPVYVWHRRFNMCKTNIVFDNEKEILNIIERIAREVGRRIDQQSPLLDARLPDGSRVNATIPPISLDGPTITIRKFKKDPLTIIDLIKYGTMSSEVAAFLWLLVDGLGVKPANILVSGGTGSGKTTTLNSIAMFIPPSERVISIEDTAELQLPVEHWVRLETRPPNLEGKGEVTMDDLVRNTLRMRPDRIIVGEVRGPEARTMFTAMNTGHDGCMGTLHANSARETIVRLESPPMNVPRIMIPALDIILIQVRFHSRKKGTLRRVTEVAEVSGLEGESIQLNTLYKYDPAKDELVSTGVPSRTINILAQHTGMSVKEIMLEIEKRRIILEWMVEKGIRGIDKVGYYIRQFYIDEEWLLNKISADSDMETSKQIQALI, from the coding sequence GTGGTGTTGGATGAGAAAAAGAAGAAGGAGTCCCTTTCGTGGATAGATGAGATACTCTCTGGTGAGGAGGATCCCCTTGAAAAGATTTTGAAGAAAAAGGGTAGTGGTAAGAAGGAGCCTGAAAACATCCCAATTCCAACTTTCGGTTCCAGCAGTCTTGAAGATATCCTGGCTGGAGGCTCTAAGTCCAGTCCGGAACAGCCCGAACCTAAAGAGAAAAAGCCTGAAGCGGTTCCGTCTACCGGAGCCGATTTGCTCGCCCAGCTACTGGGTGAAGAAGAAAGTAAGAAGGAGAGTGGGGCAAAGGCACCCGCTCCAGAGCAGGAAAAAAGAGAAGTTGCCTCTCATCCGGCGGCCCAAAAACCCTCAGTGGAAGCCGTTCCGACAGGGTCCACTACTGGGGTGGATCTACTCACTGAAATATTGGGTGGCTCTGAGGTTTCTACCCGTGAGCCACTTGGAGGGCCATCTTCGACCCAGAAAACTCGGGGGGTTAGCCCAGAAAAGCTCTTTGGAACTCCAGCAGTTGAGGAGTCCCCATCTTACGCTGGAAGGGCTGAGGTCCTGGATGTATACGGCAACGTTCGTATCATCAAAGTAAAAGGAGAGCCCGTTCCCATTTATGAGCTACGCTTTCCCAAGCTATCAAAGGAAGAAGAGCAACTTTTTAGGCGTATTAAGGATAGGGCGATAACTGAGATTCAGCTTGATCCTACGGCTATCCCCAACCCAGAAGAGCGTAGAAAGTTCTTCATAATGGCAGTTAAGAAGATGCTGAAAGAGGAGGCACCCCACTACTCTGAAGGGCGCATTGAAGTCCTCGCGGAGATGATAGTACAACAGATGGTCGGCTACGGCAAGCTCGACTCGCTTGTCCGCGATGACAACCTTGAGGAAATTATGGTCATCGGAACCAACCGCCCAGTTTACGTGTGGCACAGACGCTTCAACATGTGCAAGACCAACATTGTTTTTGACAATGAGAAGGAAATCCTGAACATAATAGAGCGTATAGCCAGGGAAGTAGGAAGGAGGATAGACCAGCAGAGCCCATTGCTGGATGCTCGTCTACCGGATGGGAGCCGTGTGAATGCAACAATACCCCCGATCAGCCTCGATGGTCCGACAATAACTATCCGTAAGTTCAAGAAGGATCCCCTTACGATAATAGACCTAATAAAGTACGGTACTATGAGTTCAGAGGTTGCGGCATTCCTCTGGCTTCTGGTTGATGGCCTTGGCGTAAAGCCTGCCAACATACTCGTTTCAGGAGGTACGGGTTCGGGAAAAACTACAACACTGAACTCGATTGCGATGTTTATCCCTCCAAGCGAGCGTGTGATCTCTATCGAGGACACTGCTGAGCTCCAGCTTCCTGTTGAGCACTGGGTCAGGCTTGAAACAAGGCCACCCAACCTTGAGGGTAAGGGAGAAGTTACGATGGACGACTTAGTTAGGAACACCCTCCGTATGCGTCCGGACAGGATCATCGTCGGTGAGGTGCGTGGTCCCGAGGCCAGAACGATGTTTACCGCAATGAACACAGGTCACGATGGATGTATGGGTACGCTTCACGCGAACAGTGCTCGTGAGACTATAGTGAGGTTGGAAAGCCCTCCGATGAACGTTCCGAGGATCATGATCCCTGCCCTCGATATAATCCTCATACAGGTTCGCTTCCACAGCAGGAAGAAAGGCACCCTGAGACGTGTTACTGAGGTCGCTGAAGTTTCGGGTCTCGAGGGTGAGAGTATCCAGCTAAACACCCTGTACAAATACGACCCGGCCAAGGATGAGCTTGTTTCCACTGGGGTCCCAAGCAGGACGATTAACATCCTCGCCCAGCACACGGGTATGAGCGTTAAAGAGATTATGCTGGAGATCGAGAAGAGAAGAATTATCCTCGAGTGGATGGTCGAGAAGGGCATTAGGGGCATTGACAAAGTCGGCTACTACATAAGACAGTTCTACATAGACGAGGAGTGGCTTCTCAACAAGATATCCGCGGACAGCGATATGGAGACCAGTAAGCAGATTCAGGCCCTTATATGA
- a CDS encoding type II secretion system F family protein has product MGFIEFLERLGGKTLEVTEAPLRRIPEGKTIQERLRALKEIQKEIEEEKKQLSEIEKIAEEILEWRKEEVTQPFSERLAETMLRYFKGPIEFLAHFFSGLDVDLYRANILMSPLKYVAYMLGVSLFVGIFGVLLAYLLYQPLVISLSAGLLGFIGGLFYMRLYPRLVWRKRVVEVEKALPYVLRHIASLLSAGVGIAEAILSVAKADYGPISEEFELIIRDMRTGSSFEEAMTKFEEKMASENVSRVVKQVLRAVKFGGNLADVLYKLAEDFSFEYRMKLVEYVQKVNGVSFIYMFITIVMPTMFVIGILAASVMAKTLVLNITAMAVILLLAFPIMSFIIINMIKSAEPR; this is encoded by the coding sequence ATGGGGTTCATAGAGTTTCTCGAGAGGCTCGGCGGTAAGACCCTTGAGGTTACAGAGGCCCCACTGAGGCGTATTCCTGAGGGGAAGACAATCCAAGAGAGGCTTAGGGCCCTCAAAGAAATCCAAAAGGAAATCGAGGAAGAGAAAAAACAGCTAAGTGAGATCGAAAAGATAGCCGAAGAAATTCTAGAGTGGCGCAAGGAAGAGGTTACACAGCCTTTTTCTGAGCGTCTGGCCGAAACTATGCTCAGATATTTCAAGGGGCCAATTGAGTTTCTCGCTCACTTTTTCTCTGGGTTGGATGTTGACCTGTACAGGGCTAACATATTGATGTCCCCACTAAAGTACGTGGCCTATATGCTGGGTGTTTCTCTGTTTGTTGGCATTTTTGGGGTTCTCTTGGCGTATCTCCTCTACCAGCCCCTAGTGATTTCCCTCTCGGCTGGACTCCTTGGATTCATTGGTGGGCTCTTTTACATGAGGCTCTATCCAAGGTTAGTATGGAGAAAGAGGGTTGTGGAAGTAGAAAAGGCCTTGCCTTATGTACTCAGGCACATAGCCTCCCTGCTCAGTGCGGGTGTGGGTATAGCTGAGGCCATTCTTTCTGTAGCCAAGGCCGATTACGGTCCAATATCCGAAGAATTTGAGCTTATAATAAGAGATATGAGGACAGGGTCATCTTTTGAAGAGGCCATGACAAAGTTCGAAGAAAAAATGGCCTCGGAAAACGTGAGCAGAGTTGTTAAGCAGGTTCTTCGTGCAGTAAAGTTTGGTGGAAACTTGGCTGATGTTTTATACAAGCTCGCTGAGGACTTTTCATTCGAGTATCGCATGAAGCTGGTCGAGTACGTCCAGAAGGTTAATGGTGTGTCGTTTATTTACATGTTCATTACGATAGTTATGCCGACAATGTTTGTGATAGGTATCTTGGCTGCATCGGTTATGGCAAAGACTCTGGTTTTGAACATCACTGCCATGGCAGTTATTCTGTTGCTGGCGTTCCCGATAATGTCGTTTATCATCATTAACATGATCAAAAGCGCAGAGCCGAGGTGA